In one Bacillus mesophilus genomic region, the following are encoded:
- a CDS encoding post-transcriptional regulator → MNWEEMREYVQPAIQSKVEEFHIYGLNRANEAEVWDCLKKKKWKKLDEPKPLRDTVNDILSLSTTVYMSFVTVEAYKEPFVFPSFPS, encoded by the coding sequence ATGAATTGGGAAGAAATGCGAGAATATGTCCAACCTGCCATTCAAAGTAAGGTTGAAGAATTTCATATTTATGGATTAAACCGAGCAAATGAAGCTGAGGTGTGGGATTGCTTAAAAAAGAAAAAGTGGAAGAAACTAGACGAACCTAAGCCACTTCGTGATACCGTTAATGATATTCTTTCATTATCAACAACTGTTTATATGAGTTTTGTCACGGTGGAAGCCTATAAGGAACCATTTGTCTTTCCTAGTTTCCCCTCTTAA
- a CDS encoding COG2426 family protein: MKEKISDFIVQNLTFLPPEILVMIVSAMPILELRGGLPLAYLHYDFTLIKSFTLSVIGNILPIIPILLLFQPISKWLLQFNWYSRLYDWLYNRTMQKSNNIERYGAIGLMLFTAVPFPTTGAYSACIAALLFSIRFRYALISISLGVVVAGIIVSLGMLSISIF; the protein is encoded by the coding sequence ATGAAAGAAAAGATTAGTGATTTCATAGTTCAAAATCTAACGTTTTTGCCTCCAGAAATACTTGTCATGATTGTATCCGCAATGCCTATTCTAGAGTTAAGAGGGGGGTTACCTCTCGCCTATCTCCATTATGACTTCACACTTATTAAATCTTTTACTTTGAGTGTGATTGGAAATATCCTTCCTATAATCCCAATTCTGCTTTTGTTTCAGCCAATTAGTAAGTGGCTTCTACAATTCAATTGGTATAGTAGGCTTTATGATTGGCTTTATAATCGTACAATGCAGAAAAGCAATAACATTGAAAGATATGGGGCTATCGGACTCATGCTTTTTACAGCTGTACCGTTTCCGACAACTGGAGCCTATAGTGCATGTATTGCAGCTTTGTTATTTTCAATTAGATTCCGTTATGCTCTAATTTCGATTAGTCTGGGAGTAGTGGTAGCTGGAATCATAGTTAGCCTCGGGATGTTATCCATCTCCATTTTTTAG
- the spoVB gene encoding stage V sporulation protein B yields the protein MSKQTFLKGTLILILAGLITRVLGFVNRIVVARIMGEEGVGLYMMAVPTLLLTITLTQLGLPVAISKLVAEAEAVGDRKRIKKILVVSLATTGILSIIFTAGMIALAPVLSQTLLTDERTFYPLIAISPIVPIVAISAVLRGYFQGRQNMKPAAYSQVIEQVVRITLVAVFTKAFLPYGVEYAAAGAMISVVIGELISLLYMIMMFKMKKRVRVRKNFFKSVKSGKETFQSLMSIALPTTGSRLIGSIAYFFEPIVVTQSLLIAGVTTTIATKQYGELTGYALPLLFLPSFITYSLSVSLVPAISEAAAKNKTLLIEHRLQQALRLSFVSGGLAVVVLYVFAEPVMQLMYGSSAAAIYVKVMAPFFIFYYFQGPLQAVLQAMDLAKAAMINSVIGAVIKIAVIFALATRPELGIMGAALAIVIGIMLVTLLHFSTVIKVISYTIYAREYINSFITMVLAGLAGHYFFMYMFDSAPLIFRTLLAIAVTSIIYFILLILFKLVLKEELRRIPFIGKYFGI from the coding sequence ATGTCGAAACAAACCTTTCTAAAAGGGACTTTAATCTTAATTTTAGCCGGATTAATAACAAGAGTTCTAGGATTCGTTAATCGAATTGTTGTTGCTAGGATTATGGGGGAGGAAGGCGTAGGACTTTACATGATGGCAGTTCCTACACTATTACTTACGATTACCCTCACTCAATTAGGATTACCAGTTGCTATTTCTAAGCTAGTCGCTGAAGCGGAGGCAGTTGGTGATCGAAAAAGAATAAAGAAGATTCTTGTTGTATCATTAGCCACTACAGGAATTCTTAGCATCATTTTTACTGCGGGAATGATTGCTTTAGCACCTGTTTTATCTCAAACTCTGTTAACTGATGAACGAACCTTTTATCCATTGATTGCGATTTCCCCTATTGTACCAATAGTCGCAATTTCTGCTGTATTGAGGGGTTATTTCCAAGGTAGACAAAATATGAAACCAGCTGCCTATTCTCAGGTTATTGAGCAGGTTGTGAGAATAACGTTAGTTGCTGTATTCACTAAAGCGTTTTTACCATATGGAGTTGAATATGCTGCTGCTGGTGCGATGATATCTGTGGTCATTGGTGAGTTGATTTCTCTTCTTTATATGATCATGATGTTTAAAATGAAAAAGCGTGTTCGAGTTAGAAAAAACTTTTTCAAATCTGTTAAATCGGGTAAAGAAACGTTTCAAAGTCTTATGTCAATAGCGTTACCTACAACAGGAAGTCGGTTAATTGGGTCCATTGCTTATTTCTTTGAACCGATTGTAGTAACGCAAAGCTTATTAATAGCAGGTGTGACAACTACCATTGCAACTAAGCAATATGGAGAGTTGACTGGCTATGCTTTACCGTTGTTATTCTTACCATCATTTATTACCTATTCGTTATCTGTTTCTCTTGTCCCTGCAATTAGTGAGGCGGCTGCGAAAAATAAAACGCTTTTAATTGAACATCGTCTACAACAAGCACTCCGATTATCGTTTGTGTCAGGAGGACTTGCAGTAGTTGTGTTATACGTGTTTGCAGAACCCGTGATGCAGCTCATGTATGGTTCGTCCGCTGCAGCTATTTATGTAAAAGTCATGGCTCCATTCTTTATTTTTTATTATTTCCAAGGGCCACTACAGGCTGTCTTGCAAGCCATGGACCTCGCGAAAGCTGCGATGATTAATAGCGTGATTGGAGCTGTTATCAAGATTGCTGTGATTTTCGCCTTAGCTACTCGACCTGAATTAGGGATTATGGGAGCAGCTTTAGCGATTGTAATTGGAATTATGCTTGTTACACTATTACATTTCTCTACTGTAATCAAAGTCATTTCTTACACCATCTATGCCCGTGAATATATCAATAGTTTTATAACCATGGTTTTAGCTGGTCTTGCTGGTCATTATTTCTTTATGTATATGTTTGATTCTGCTCCGCTTATTTTCCGAACACTTCTGGCGATCGCAGTAACATCCATCATATACTTTATTCTTCTCATCCTCTTTAAACTAGTCCTTAAAGAAGAACTCAGAAGAATTCCTTTTATCGGCAAATATTTTGGTATTTAA
- a CDS encoding DUF421 domain-containing protein, with the protein MEYVTIIARTLFLYALIVIIFRLMGKREVGELSILDLVVFIMIAESAVAGIESPDKPVIESVLPMLLLMIIQISLATVSLKSKKIRDLLDGEPSMLIENGKINEEQMKKQRYNFDDLLTQLRDKNVNNLADVEFAILEPTGKLSVFEKDHKKRSTLHLPLIIDGSVQENHLKILDKTNFWLRQQLRDLGYRNIKEISYCSYDNGVFYIDLIDKKK; encoded by the coding sequence ATGGAGTATGTCACAATCATTGCTCGTACTCTGTTTTTATATGCCCTGATTGTAATTATTTTTCGTTTGATGGGCAAAAGGGAAGTTGGAGAGCTTAGCATATTGGATTTGGTAGTATTCATCATGATAGCTGAGAGTGCAGTAGCAGGAATCGAAAGTCCTGATAAGCCTGTAATTGAAAGTGTTTTACCCATGCTATTATTAATGATCATCCAAATATCTTTAGCAACAGTATCTTTGAAAAGTAAAAAAATTAGAGACCTACTGGATGGAGAACCATCAATGCTAATCGAGAACGGCAAAATCAATGAGGAGCAGATGAAAAAACAGCGGTATAACTTTGATGATTTACTCACACAGCTAAGAGACAAAAATGTAAACAATTTAGCTGACGTCGAGTTTGCTATTTTAGAACCAACAGGAAAGCTATCAGTATTTGAAAAGGATCATAAGAAAAGAAGTACTCTCCATCTACCGTTAATTATCGATGGATCCGTTCAAGAGAATCACCTCAAAATATTAGATAAAACGAACTTTTGGTTACGTCAGCAGCTGCGTGATTTAGGATATCGCAATATCAAGGAGATTTCATACTGCAGCTACGATAATGGAGTTTTTTATATCGATTTAATAGACAAAAAAAAGTAA
- a CDS encoding SLC13 family permease has protein sequence MITVLTCLIFIGSYILIISEKIDRTLVAGMGGVLMLIVGVFDTEKAFLTYIDWNTIALLFAMMILVSVTSKTGIFEFIAIALAKGVKGHAIPLLFMLSLVTALGSAFLANVTTVLLLVPILFKIVKILQVPAIPYLIGIILSANIGGTATLIGDPPNMMIGQSVKHLTFNDFLVHLSPVAIFIFLMVMFGIIVSYRNRLIVSETNRLQLMALDPKQFINKDSSLLPSIAVLLITICGFVLNPLLHIELTSIALAGAVLILLLTRHTIKAEKVLKEVDWPTLFFFIGLFLLVGGIEEVGIIDELARGIIYYTEGDLPKTALLILWLTGLFSGIVDNIPFVAAMIPVIIEFQDYGMTNLDPLWWSLALGACLGGNGTLLGASSNLVVVGLALKEKVHIQFIDFMKIGIPVVVASLIVCTVYIYFRYLLPFL, from the coding sequence GTGATAACGGTCTTGACATGTCTCATTTTTATAGGAAGTTACATCCTCATTATTTCTGAAAAGATAGACCGTACTTTGGTTGCTGGTATGGGTGGGGTTTTAATGCTGATTGTGGGAGTCTTTGATACGGAAAAGGCTTTTTTAACGTACATTGATTGGAATACCATAGCCCTGTTATTTGCAATGATGATCTTAGTCTCTGTTACAAGTAAAACAGGTATATTTGAGTTTATTGCTATTGCTCTCGCCAAGGGAGTAAAAGGGCATGCCATTCCGCTATTATTTATGCTTTCTCTTGTAACTGCTCTTGGCTCTGCCTTCTTAGCTAATGTTACGACAGTGCTTTTACTAGTACCGATTCTTTTTAAAATCGTAAAGATCTTGCAGGTACCCGCCATTCCTTATTTAATTGGAATTATTTTATCGGCTAATATCGGTGGTACGGCAACACTCATTGGTGATCCACCTAATATGATGATTGGACAATCAGTAAAACACTTAACCTTTAATGATTTTCTAGTGCATTTATCCCCTGTTGCTATTTTTATCTTTTTAATGGTCATGTTTGGAATTATTGTCAGTTATCGAAACAGACTTATTGTTAGTGAGACCAATCGGTTACAGCTGATGGCTCTAGACCCCAAACAGTTTATCAACAAAGATTCGTCTTTGTTGCCTTCAATTGCCGTTTTACTTATAACGATTTGTGGCTTTGTTCTAAATCCATTGTTACATATTGAGTTAACGAGTATCGCACTTGCTGGTGCGGTATTAATCTTATTGTTAACAAGACACACCATTAAAGCAGAGAAAGTGTTGAAGGAGGTTGATTGGCCCACGTTATTCTTTTTTATAGGGTTATTCCTATTAGTAGGTGGCATTGAAGAGGTAGGAATAATCGATGAGCTTGCTAGAGGAATCATTTATTATACAGAAGGAGATTTGCCTAAAACTGCCTTATTAATTCTTTGGTTAACAGGTCTATTCTCGGGTATAGTCGATAATATACCTTTTGTTGCTGCTATGATCCCTGTCATTATCGAATTTCAGGATTACGGCATGACTAACTTAGATCCACTCTGGTGGTCCTTGGCACTGGGAGCTTGCCTTGGTGGAAACGGTACTTTGCTGGGAGCATCCTCGAATTTAGTTGTTGTTGGACTTGCACTAAAAGAAAAGGTACATATCCAATTTATCGACTTTATGAAAATCGGTATTCCAGTTGTGGTTGCTTCCTTAATCGTGTGCACCGTTTATATATATTTCAGATACTTACTGCCATTTCTCTAA
- a CDS encoding TIGR04086 family membrane protein, translating into MDARNMVSAVMFGVLTVLVIILTCSLIFSLLLRFTDLQETSLQWLIMTLSFFALFAGGFISGGKGKEKGWMMGGATAILFTCIVLLYQFLGKEAGFSIEQTFYHLGYLATAVFGGILGVNIAGGKTTSS; encoded by the coding sequence ATGGATGCAAGAAATATGGTCTCTGCAGTCATGTTTGGTGTGTTAACAGTTCTTGTGATTATTCTTACTTGTAGCTTGATTTTTTCACTTCTTTTAAGATTCACTGATCTACAGGAAACCTCGTTACAATGGTTAATTATGACTTTATCATTCTTCGCTTTATTTGCTGGTGGATTTATCTCAGGAGGTAAAGGAAAGGAAAAAGGATGGATGATGGGAGGAGCAACAGCTATTCTGTTTACCTGCATTGTTCTCTTATATCAATTCTTAGGAAAAGAAGCAGGCTTCTCTATTGAACAAACATTTTATCACTTAGGTTACTTAGCAACCGCAGTATTTGGTGGAATTTTAGGTGTTAACATTGCTGGTGGTAAAACTACATCTTCATAA
- the yajC gene encoding preprotein translocase subunit YajC has translation MEMLTSIGPLILMFAIFYFLLIRPQQKKQKAVRQMQADLKKGDKIVTIGGLHGIVDSIDEATIVIKVTDGSRLAFDRAAVRDVVQG, from the coding sequence ATGGAAATGTTAACTTCAATTGGTCCACTTATACTGATGTTTGCAATCTTTTATTTCTTGTTAATTCGTCCTCAACAGAAAAAGCAAAAGGCAGTAAGACAAATGCAAGCTGATCTGAAAAAAGGCGATAAGATTGTAACGATTGGTGGTTTACATGGTATTGTAGACAGCATTGATGAAGCTACAATCGTTATTAAGGTAACTGATGGTTCTAGACTAGCATTTGATCGTGCAGCAGTACGTGATGTAGTTCAGGGCTAA
- the tgt gene encoding tRNA guanosine(34) transglycosylase Tgt yields MTAIRYELIKTCKQTGARLGKVHTPHGSFDTPAFMPVGTLATVKTMSPEDLVEMGAGIILSNTYHLWLRPGHEIIREAGGLHKFMNWDRAILTDSGGFQVFSLSDLRKIEEEGVHFRNHLSGEKLFLSPEGAMEIQNALGSDIMMAFDECPPYPAEYDYMKKSVERTSRWAERCLTAHQRPNDQGLFGIIQGGEYEELRKQSAQDLVSLDFPGYAIGGLSVGEPKDVMNRVLEFTTPLMPSNKPRYLMGVGSPDSLIDGALRGIDMFDCVLPTRIARNGTCMTSEGRLVVRNAKYEKDFGPIDPNCDCYTCKNYSRAYIRHLIKCSETFGMRLTTYHNLHFLLKLMEQVRQAIREDRLGDFREEFFEAYGFNKPNAKNF; encoded by the coding sequence ATGACAGCCATCAGATATGAATTAATAAAAACATGTAAACAAACAGGTGCCCGCCTAGGAAAAGTTCATACTCCACATGGCTCATTTGATACCCCGGCATTTATGCCAGTAGGAACACTAGCTACTGTTAAAACGATGTCCCCAGAGGATCTAGTAGAAATGGGTGCAGGTATCATTCTTAGTAACACCTATCATTTATGGTTAAGACCTGGCCATGAGATTATAAGGGAGGCTGGCGGCCTTCATAAATTTATGAATTGGGACCGTGCTATTCTAACTGATTCTGGTGGATTTCAGGTGTTCAGTTTAAGTGATCTTCGAAAAATCGAAGAAGAAGGTGTTCATTTTAGAAATCACTTAAGTGGTGAAAAACTTTTCCTATCTCCTGAGGGGGCCATGGAAATTCAAAACGCCTTGGGATCAGATATAATGATGGCCTTTGATGAATGTCCTCCATACCCAGCTGAATATGACTATATGAAAAAATCAGTAGAACGTACGAGTAGATGGGCAGAAAGATGTTTGACGGCTCATCAGCGTCCAAATGATCAAGGTTTATTTGGGATTATCCAAGGGGGAGAATATGAGGAACTAAGAAAGCAAAGTGCACAAGATTTAGTTTCTTTAGACTTCCCAGGCTATGCAATTGGTGGTCTATCAGTTGGAGAACCTAAGGATGTCATGAATCGTGTTCTTGAATTTACTACACCACTCATGCCAAGTAATAAGCCGAGATATCTAATGGGAGTTGGCTCACCGGACTCTCTAATTGATGGTGCCTTAAGAGGAATTGACATGTTTGACTGTGTGCTTCCGACAAGAATTGCCCGTAATGGTACATGTATGACGAGTGAAGGGCGCTTAGTTGTTCGAAATGCTAAGTATGAGAAGGATTTTGGTCCTATTGATCCTAATTGTGATTGCTATACGTGCAAAAATTATTCACGAGCTTACATTCGTCACCTTATAAAATGTAGTGAAACATTTGGGATGAGATTAACGACTTACCATAACCTTCATTTTCTGTTAAAATTAATGGAGCAGGTTAGACAAGCAATCCGGGAAGATCGATTAGGTGATTTTAGAGAAGAGTTTTTTGAGGCATACGGATTTAATAAACCAAATGCAAAAAATTTCTAG
- the queA gene encoding tRNA preQ1(34) S-adenosylmethionine ribosyltransferase-isomerase QueA → MKVDLFDFELPEELIAQTPLLDREASRLMVLDKNTGEIQHEQTFRSILSYLKEGDCLVLNDTRVLPARLYGVKQETGAKVEVLLLKQLEGDQWETLVKPAKRVSKGTVITFGDGKLKATCVGTSEYGGRIFTFTYEGIFYEVLEQLGEMPLPPYIQEQLGDQERYQTVFSREMGSAAAPTAGLHFTEQLLEDLREKGVHTAFITLHVGLGTFRPVTAESIDEHDMHAEFYQMTEGTARLLNDVREKGGRIITVGTTSTRTLETIATENDGKFVEASGWTSIFIFPGYQFKGIDGMITNFHLPKSTLIMLISALAGRENVLHAYNEAVKEKYRFFSFGDAMLIIEGSKQL, encoded by the coding sequence TTGAAAGTTGATTTATTTGATTTTGAGCTTCCTGAGGAGCTTATTGCGCAGACACCCTTATTAGACCGTGAAGCATCAAGACTGATGGTACTTGATAAAAATACGGGTGAGATTCAACATGAACAAACCTTTCGTTCCATTCTTTCCTACTTAAAAGAGGGCGATTGTCTTGTGCTAAATGATACAAGGGTACTACCTGCGAGATTATATGGTGTAAAGCAGGAAACGGGGGCAAAGGTAGAAGTTCTTCTTCTCAAGCAGTTAGAAGGGGATCAGTGGGAAACATTAGTGAAGCCTGCCAAGCGCGTTTCTAAAGGAACGGTCATTACTTTTGGTGATGGAAAGCTTAAAGCCACTTGTGTCGGGACAAGCGAATACGGTGGTCGTATATTTACATTCACGTATGAAGGAATCTTTTATGAGGTACTTGAACAGCTAGGAGAGATGCCTCTACCGCCATATATACAAGAACAGCTCGGTGATCAAGAACGATACCAAACCGTGTTTTCTCGTGAAATGGGGTCTGCTGCTGCTCCAACTGCTGGTTTGCATTTTACTGAACAACTTTTAGAAGATTTACGAGAAAAGGGTGTACATACAGCTTTTATTACTTTACATGTAGGGTTAGGAACGTTTAGGCCAGTTACAGCAGAGTCAATTGATGAGCATGATATGCATGCTGAATTTTATCAAATGACAGAAGGAACGGCGCGATTATTAAACGATGTGCGTGAAAAAGGCGGTCGTATTATTACCGTAGGTACCACTTCAACAAGAACACTAGAAACCATTGCTACAGAAAATGACGGTAAGTTTGTTGAAGCCTCTGGATGGACAAGCATATTTATTTTTCCAGGTTATCAGTTTAAAGGTATTGACGGGATGATTACAAACTTTCATTTACCTAAATCTACGTTAATTATGCTGATTAGTGCCTTAGCTGGAAGGGAGAATGTTCTTCATGCTTATAATGAGGCAGTAAAAGAAAAATACAGATTCTTTAGCTTTGGAGATGCTATGTTAATTATTGAAGGGAGTAAGCAACTATGA
- a CDS encoding DUF2905 domain-containing protein: protein MPKLLMIAGLVLLLVGMAWQFIGRLPGDFVFKKGNVTFYFPIVTSIIVSVVLSVIFYFIGRFR from the coding sequence ATGCCCAAGCTATTAATGATAGCAGGACTTGTTTTATTACTGGTGGGAATGGCGTGGCAGTTTATTGGTAGACTACCCGGAGACTTCGTGTTTAAAAAAGGAAATGTAACCTTTTATTTTCCAATCGTGACCTCGATTATTGTTAGTGTTGTATTATCGGTTATTTTTTATTTTATTGGTCGATTTAGATAG